The genomic interval ACTACTTTGCGCGCCTCACGCAGCTGTGGCGTCAGCACACACGCGTGAGTGATGAGCCTTTGGTTCATCCCAGTGCCGTGATTCATCCGCAAGCCCATGTCGATGCCACGGCACGCATTGGCCCGCTGTGTGTGGTCGAGCGCGGCGCACACATCGGTGCAAACACGTGGCTCAAATCGGGCGTCACCGTCGGTGAAGATTGCCGCATTGGTGAGCGCTGCATCGTGCACGCGGGCGTGGTGATTGGTGCGGACGGCTTTGGTTTTGCCTTGTTCGAAGGCCGCTGGGAAAAAATTGAGCAATTGGGTGCTGTGCGCATCGGCAATGATGTCGAAATCGGTGCCAACACCTGCATTGACCGTGGCGCTTTGGACGACACCGTGATCGAAGACGGCGTCAAGCTTGATAACTTGGTGCAAATTGGTCACAACGTGCACGTGGGTGCGAATACAGCCATGGCCGGTTGTGCTGGCGTGGCGGGCAGTGCGCGCATTGGCGCGAACTGCACGGTAGGCGGCGGTGCTGTGGTGCTGGGGCATTTGCAGCTCGCAGATGGCGTGCATATTTCGGCCGCTTCGGTGGTCATGCGTTCGATTCGCCAGCCGGGGCAATACAGCGGCGTGTTCCCAATCGACGACAATGCGTCGTGGGAGAAAAATGCCGCCACCTTGCGCCAATTGCATCGCTTGCGCGACCGCATCAAATCTCTTGAATCAGCCTTAGAAAGTCAAAAAAAATGAGCATGGATATTCACCAAATCTTGAAGCAATTGCCACACCGTTACCCCTTTTTGTTGGTGGACCGTGTGTTGGAGCTCGAAAAAGGCAAGAGCATCAAGGCGCTCAAAAATGTGACGATGAACGAGCCGTTTTTCGGCGGTCATTTCCCACACCATCCTGTGATGCCTGGCGTGTTGATTTTGGAAGCCCTGGCACAAGCTGCAGCCTTGTTGGCGTTTGACACCTTGGGCGCTGCACCCGATGACAAGACGGTGTATTACTTTGCAGGCATTGACGGTGCGCGATTCAAGCGTCCTGTTGAGCCAGGCGATCAACTCATCTTAGAGGTTGAGCTGGACCGCATGAAGGCCGGTATCTTCAAATTCAAAGCACGTGCCAAAGTGGGCGATGTGGTGGCCACAGAAGCTGATTTGATGTGCACCATGCGCTCTATCGCCTAAACACCTACAAGTCCAAACAGCAAACGATGAGCCTCATTCACGCCACCGCCATTGTGGACCCCAAGGCCGAGCTCGACAGCTCGGTGCAGGTGGGGCCTTACACCATCATTGGACCCAACGTGCGCATTGGCGCGGGCACGACTGTGGGGCCGCATTGCGTGATCGAAGGTCACACCACGATTGGCAATGACAACCGTATTTTTCAGTTCAATTCGCTGGGCGCTGTTCCGCAGGACAAGAAGTACGCAGGCGAGCCTTGCGAGCTGATCATTGGCGACCGCAACACCATTCGCGAGTTTTGTACCTTCAATATTGGCTCACCCGGTGATGCGGGTGTGACCAAAGTTGGCAACGATAACTGGATCATGGCCTATGTGCATTTGGCGCATGACTGCGTCGTGGGCAACCACACCATCTTCGCCAACAGCGCGCAGTTGGCAGGCCATGTGCATGTGGGTGATTGGGTCATTTTGGGGGGCTTCACCGTGGTGCACCAGTTTGTGCGCATTGGCGCGCACAGCTTCTCGGCCATGCACTCGCTTTTGTTTGCCGATGTGCCGCCGTTTGTGATGTGCCAAGGCCAGCCTGCGGAGCCACGCTCCATGAACTTCGAGGGCTTGCGCCGTCGAGGGTTCTCTGCTGAGCGTATCAGCGCCGTCAAGGCCATGCATAAAGCTTTGTACCGTGATGACTTGACGTTAGAGCAAGCCAAAGAGCGCATTGCCGCCTTGAGCCAAGAAAAACCAGAAGCAGCCCCCGATGTGGCCATGATGCTGGATTTCTTGAACCAGACCTCGCCGCAACGCGGCATCATCCGCTAAACACCATGGCCGAGGCCCTGTCTTTCTCGCTCGTCGCAGGCGAGGCCTCGGGCGATTTGCTTGCTGGCCTTTTGCTCGGCGGCATGCGCGACAAATGGCCCGACATGCGCAGCGCAGGCATTGGTGGCCCGCGTATGGCGGCCCAAGGTTTTGAGCCTTGGTGGCCTTACGAAAAACTCGCGGTGCGTGGCTACGTGGAAGTGCTGCGTCATTACCGAGAAATTGTGGGCATTCGCCACCAACTGCGCGAACGCTTGCTGGCTAATCCACCCAGTGCTTTCATTGGAGTGGATGCACCAGATTTCAATCTCGACTTAGAACGCGACCTCAAAGCCCAAGGCATTCCCGCGATTCACTTTGTGTGTCCCTCCATTTGGGCGTGGCGCGCAGACCGCGTGGAGAAGATTCGCCAAAGCGTGGACCACGTGTTGTGCATCTTCCCGTTCGAAACCGACTTACTCGCGCAGCATGGCATCGACGCCACGTATGTGGGCCACCCCTTAGCTAAAAATATTCCCGACGTGCCAGACCGCGCTGCTGCACGCACAGCGCTTGGTTTGCCGCAAGACGCCACCGTGGTGGCTTTGCTGCCGGGTAGCCGCAGTTCTGAAATTGAGTATTTGGCGCACCGCTTTTTACAAGCTGCACAACGCATGGCCAAGCAGCAGCCGGGTTTGTACTTCGTCTTACCAGCCATGCCCGCTTTGCGCGCGCGCATCGAAGCCATTGCCAAAGATGTGGGCGAGGTGCCCAATCTTTTGGTGCTCAATGGTCAATCACACGCCGCATTGGCAGCTTGCGATGTCACGCTCATTGCCAGTGGCACAGCCACCTTAGAGGCTGCGCTGTTCAAACGCCCCATGGTGATTGCGTACAACATGAATTGGCTCAGCTGGCAAATCATGCGCCGTAAAAAACTGCAACCTTGGGTGGGCTTACCCAACATCTTGTGTCAAGACTTTGTGGTGCCCGAGTTGTTGCAAGACGCCGCCACACCCGATGCGTTGGCGCACGAGGTGTTGCAATGGCTGGCCAACCCTGCGGCGGCTGCCGCAGTTCAACAACGCTTTGCGACGCTGCACGACACGTTGCGCCGTGACACTCCCGCACTGGCGGCCCATGCGATCGAAAAAGTTCTTGCGCGCTGAACAAGCTGCGCTCATTTGGGATGCTCCAGGCTTGATCGCTGGGGTGGATGAGGCTGGGCGTGGTCCGTTAGCTGGTCCCGTAGTGGCTGCGGCTGTCATCTTGGATGACTTGAATCCGATTGCAGGTTTGGCCGACTCTAAAAAACTCACCCCCTTGAAACGCGAGCGTTTGTATGACGAGATTCGTGCCAAGGCTTTGTGTTGCTCGATTGCTGAAGCGACAGTGGAAGAGATTGACGAACTCAACATCTTGCAAGCGACCATGCTGGCTATGCGCCGTGCGGTGGAAGGTTTACGCCTCAAACCCACCAAGGTGTTGGTGGACGGCAACCGTTTGCCCGTGCTCGATGTGTTGGCCGAAGCCATCGTCAAAGGCGACAGCAAAGTGCAGGCCATTTCAGCGGCGTCTATCTTGGCCAAGGTGCACCGTGACCGTTGGTGCCAAGAGCTGCATGCACAGTACCCGCAATACGGCTTTGATGCGCATAAGGGCTACGGCACGGCTGCGCACTTGCAAGCCCTCAAAGAACATGGCGCCACACCTTGGCACCGCACATCGTTTTCGCCTGTGGCTGAGGTTTTGAAATGAACTTGATCACCTCACGTGACAACCCCTTGGTGAAAGACCTGCGCCGCTTGTCGCAAGACAGCACGGCGTACCGCAAACTCGGCCGTGTTTGGTTAGAGGGCGACCATCTGTGCCGCGCTGCGCTCGCGCGTGGTGTCAAGCCTGAACATGCGGTGTTTGCCGAATCGTTGTGGGCCACTGCACCGCGTGAATGGACGCAAGCGGCTGAGCGCAACACGGTGTTGCCCGATGCGCTGTTTGCCGAAATCAGCAGCCTAGAGTCACCCGCCAAGATGGGCTTTGTGTTGGCGGCACCCACCTCGCAAGAGGTGCAGCCAACGACACCCACCGTGGTGCTGGATCGCGTGCAAGACGCTGGCAACGTGGGCTCGATTCTGCGCAGTGCTTCGGCCTTTGGCTTCAAGCAAGTGCTGGCCATCAAAGGTTCTGCCGCTCTGTGGTCGCCCAAGGTTTTGCGGGCAGGCATGGGTGCGCATTTTGGGCTGCACTTGGTCGAAGGTTTGAGTGCCGACGATTTGAATGCCTTGGACATGCCTTGGGTTGCCACCAGTTCTCACCAAGGCCCGTTTTTGCACACCCTGCTGGCCGAGGCCAAGCTGCCCATGCCTTGTGCTTGGCTCATGGGTCACGAAGGGCAGGGCGTGTCTGCCGCGTTGGCCGAGCGTGCCACCGTGCATGTGCGCATTGCGCAGCCTGGCGGGGAAGAGTCCCTCAATGTGGCCTCGGCTGCTGCTATTTGCTTACACGCCAGCGCCACCTGTCATTTGGGTTAATTCACCTGTTTTGATTCGGGAAAACCGGTGCCTCGGATATAATGAGAGGCTTTCCCGCATCAACCTGTACGCCCCAGCTCAAACCTAGGCAAATTCCTCGAACAAAGCAGCCAAAGAGACACGTTCTCTTGTGAGCGCTGAGGCGTACCCGAACTATTCCGGAGAACCCAGTGCTTTTGTCTCTTCAGGGAACCTTCCCGCCCGCCATCTTGGCGCTCGCAGACGGCACGGTCTTTATCGGCAACTCGATCGGAGCCTCTGGCTCTACTGTCGGCGAAGTGGTGTTCAACACCTCACTCACCGGCTACCAGGAAATCCTCACTGACCCCAGCTACTGCCAGCAGATCGTCACCTTGACGTACCCGCACATCGGTAACTACGGCGTCAACGTGGAAGACATCGAAGCTGACAAAGTCCATGCTGCTGGCTTGATCATCAAAGACTTGCCTTTGATAGCAAGCAACTTCCGCTCTAGCCAAACCTTGTCGGCCTATTTGGCTGATGCAGGCACCGTAGCCATCGCCAACATCGACACCCGTCAACTCACACGCATCTTGCGCACCAAGGGCGCGCAAAACGGCGCGATCGTGGGCTTGGCCAAAGGCCAAGAAGTTACGCAAGCGTTGATCGACCAAGCCGTGGCATCTGCCAAAGGCGCGCCGAATATGGCGGGCCTCGATTTGGCGCAAAAAGTCACAGTGTCTAAGTCGTATGAGTGGACAGAAACCGAGTGGACTTTGGGCGAAGGCTACGGCAACTTGACCGCGCCTAAGTTCCATGTGGTCGCGTATGACTTTGGCGTGAAGAAAAACATCTTGCGCATGTTGGCCGAGCGCGGTTGCAAAGTGACCGTGGTGCCCGCCAAGACCCCAGCGGCTGACGTGCTCAAGCACAACCCTGACGGTATTTTCTTGTCCAACGGCCCTGGGGACCCTCAGCCTTGCGATTACGCAATTGCTGCGGCTGCAGAGTTGATCGAAACCGGCATTCCTACATTTGGCATTTGCTTGGGTCACCAAATCATGGCCTTGGCCAGTGGCGCGAAAACGTTCAAGATGAAGTTTGGCCACCACGGCGCCAACCATCCTGTGAAAGACCTCGACTCTGGTCGCGTATCCATCACCAGCCAAAACCACGGTTTTGCAGTGGACGAAAAATCATTGCCCGCCAACTTGCGTGCCACGCACGTGTCTTTGTTTGACGGCACTTTGCAGGGCTTGGCCCGCACCGACAAACCCGCGTTTTGCTTCCAAGGCCACCCTGAAGCATCGCCCGGCCCGCACGACATTGCTTACCTCTTTGACCGCTTCATCAAACTGATGGAGGCGAAATAATCATGCCAAAGCGCACCGACCTAAAAAGCATTCTCATCATTGGCGCAGGCCCGATCATCATTGGTCAGGCGTGTGAGTTCGATTACTCCGGCGTGCAAGCTTGTAAAGCTTTGCGTGAAGAGGGCTACAAAGTCATCTTGATCAACAGTAACCCTGCCACGATCATGACCGACCCTGCTACGGCAGACGTCACCTACATCGAACCTATCACTTGGCAAACGGTTGAGAAGATCATTGCCAAAGAGCGTCCCGATGCCATCCTGCCCACCATGGGTGGTCAAACTGCGCTGAACTGCGCGTTGGATTTGTGGCACCACGGCGTGTTGGCCAAGTACAAGGTCGAGCTGATTGGCGCAACACCTGAGGCCATCGACAAAGCCGAAGATCGCTTGAAGTTCAAAGATGCCATGACCAAGATTGGTCTGGGCTCTGCGCGTTCAGGCATTGCCCACAGCATGGAAGAAGCGTGGGATGTGCAAAAGAGTTTGGGTTTCCCCACCGTCATTCGCCCCAGCTTCACGCTGGGTGGCACAGGCGGCGGCATTGCCTACAACCCAGAAGAATTCGAAATCATCTGTAAGCGCGGCTTGGAAGCCTCACCCACCAACGAGCTGTTGATTGAAGAGTCTTTGCTCGGTTGGAAAGAGTACGAGATGGAAGTGGTGCGCGACAAGGCGGACAACTGCATCATCATTTGCTCGATCGAAAACTTAGACCCCATGGGCGTGCACACGGGTGACTCCATCACTGTGGCACCCGCACAAACCTTGACCGACAAGGAATACCAAATTTTGCGTAACGCCTCTTTGGCTGTGCTGCGCGAGATCGGTGTGGACACGGGCGGTTCCAACGTGCAGTTCTCCATCAACCCCAAAGATGGCCGCATGGTTGTCATTGAGATGAACCCACGTGTGTCGCGTTCATCTGCGTTGGCGTCCAAAGCCACGGGTTTCCCGATTGCAAAAGTCGCCGCCAAGTTGGCGGTGGGTTACACGCTCGACGAGTTGCGCAATGAAATCACAGGCGGTGCAACGCCTGCGTCGTTCGAGCCATCCATCGACTACGTGGTCACCAAAATTCCACGTTTCGCGTTCGAGAAATTCCCAACTGCTGACAGCCGCTTGACCACTCAAATGAAATCGGTGGGCGAGGTGATGGCCATGGGCCGTACCTTCCAAGAGTCCTTCCAAAAAGCCCTGCGCGGTTTGGAAGTCGGCGTGGACGGTATGAACGAAAAAACCCAAGACCGCGAAGTGCTCGAGAAGGAATTGGGCGAACCCGGTCCTGAGCGTATTTGGTACGTGGGCGATGCGTTCGCCATGGGCATGAGCGTGGACGAGGTGTTTGCCTTGACCAAGATTGACCCTTGGTTCTTGGTGCAAATCGAAGAGATTGTGAAGATTGAGCTTGAGCTTGAAACCACATCGCTCGACGCCATCACTGCACACGAGTTACGCGCTTTGAAAAAGAAGGGCTTCTCAGACCGCCGTTTGGCCAAGTTGCTCAAGACCACCGAACACGTGGTGCGTGCACGCCGCCATGACCAGGGCATTCGCCCCGTCTACAAGCGTGTGGACACCTGTGCGGCTGAGTTCTCGACGGACACGGCTTACATGTATTCGTGTTACGAAGGTAACGGCGACGCCTTCGGCGTGGGTGCTGCTGAATGCGAAGCAGAGCCTACCAACAACAAAAAAATCATGGTGCTCGGCGGTGGTCCTAACCGCATCGGTCAGGGTATCGAGTTTGACTACTGCTGCGTTCACGCCGCGCTCGCCATGCGCGAAGACGGCTATGAAACCATCATGGTCAACTGCAACCCAGAGACTGTGTCGACCGACTACGACACCTCTGACCGTTTGTACTTTGAGCCATTGACGCTCGAAGACGTGCTCGAAATCGTCGAC from Limnohabitans curvus carries:
- the lpxD gene encoding UDP-3-O-(3-hydroxymyristoyl)glucosamine N-acyltransferase, whose protein sequence is MALSLGQIVESLGGRLIGDPQHLIQKLAPLDTAQADALSFLSNPKYQSQLATTQAGCVIVSPAVADATDARTALIVAANPYHYFARLTQLWRQHTRVSDEPLVHPSAVIHPQAHVDATARIGPLCVVERGAHIGANTWLKSGVTVGEDCRIGERCIVHAGVVIGADGFGFALFEGRWEKIEQLGAVRIGNDVEIGANTCIDRGALDDTVIEDGVKLDNLVQIGHNVHVGANTAMAGCAGVAGSARIGANCTVGGGAVVLGHLQLADGVHISAASVVMRSIRQPGQYSGVFPIDDNASWEKNAATLRQLHRLRDRIKSLESALESQKK
- the fabZ gene encoding 3-hydroxyacyl-ACP dehydratase FabZ, yielding MDIHQILKQLPHRYPFLLVDRVLELEKGKSIKALKNVTMNEPFFGGHFPHHPVMPGVLILEALAQAAALLAFDTLGAAPDDKTVYYFAGIDGARFKRPVEPGDQLILEVELDRMKAGIFKFKARAKVGDVVATEADLMCTMRSIA
- the lpxA gene encoding acyl-ACP--UDP-N-acetylglucosamine O-acyltransferase; the encoded protein is MSLIHATAIVDPKAELDSSVQVGPYTIIGPNVRIGAGTTVGPHCVIEGHTTIGNDNRIFQFNSLGAVPQDKKYAGEPCELIIGDRNTIREFCTFNIGSPGDAGVTKVGNDNWIMAYVHLAHDCVVGNHTIFANSAQLAGHVHVGDWVILGGFTVVHQFVRIGAHSFSAMHSLLFADVPPFVMCQGQPAEPRSMNFEGLRRRGFSAERISAVKAMHKALYRDDLTLEQAKERIAALSQEKPEAAPDVAMMLDFLNQTSPQRGIIR
- the lpxB gene encoding lipid-A-disaccharide synthase, with translation MAEALSFSLVAGEASGDLLAGLLLGGMRDKWPDMRSAGIGGPRMAAQGFEPWWPYEKLAVRGYVEVLRHYREIVGIRHQLRERLLANPPSAFIGVDAPDFNLDLERDLKAQGIPAIHFVCPSIWAWRADRVEKIRQSVDHVLCIFPFETDLLAQHGIDATYVGHPLAKNIPDVPDRAAARTALGLPQDATVVALLPGSRSSEIEYLAHRFLQAAQRMAKQQPGLYFVLPAMPALRARIEAIAKDVGEVPNLLVLNGQSHAALAACDVTLIASGTATLEAALFKRPMVIAYNMNWLSWQIMRRKKLQPWVGLPNILCQDFVVPELLQDAATPDALAHEVLQWLANPAAAAAVQQRFATLHDTLRRDTPALAAHAIEKVLAR
- the rnhB gene encoding ribonuclease HII, which encodes MRSKKFLRAEQAALIWDAPGLIAGVDEAGRGPLAGPVVAAAVILDDLNPIAGLADSKKLTPLKRERLYDEIRAKALCCSIAEATVEEIDELNILQATMLAMRRAVEGLRLKPTKVLVDGNRLPVLDVLAEAIVKGDSKVQAISAASILAKVHRDRWCQELHAQYPQYGFDAHKGYGTAAHLQALKEHGATPWHRTSFSPVAEVLK
- a CDS encoding TrmH family RNA methyltransferase, with amino-acid sequence MNLITSRDNPLVKDLRRLSQDSTAYRKLGRVWLEGDHLCRAALARGVKPEHAVFAESLWATAPREWTQAAERNTVLPDALFAEISSLESPAKMGFVLAAPTSQEVQPTTPTVVLDRVQDAGNVGSILRSASAFGFKQVLAIKGSAALWSPKVLRAGMGAHFGLHLVEGLSADDLNALDMPWVATSSHQGPFLHTLLAEAKLPMPCAWLMGHEGQGVSAALAERATVHVRIAQPGGEESLNVASAAAICLHASATCHLG
- the carA gene encoding glutamine-hydrolyzing carbamoyl-phosphate synthase small subunit, whose product is MLLSLQGTFPPAILALADGTVFIGNSIGASGSTVGEVVFNTSLTGYQEILTDPSYCQQIVTLTYPHIGNYGVNVEDIEADKVHAAGLIIKDLPLIASNFRSSQTLSAYLADAGTVAIANIDTRQLTRILRTKGAQNGAIVGLAKGQEVTQALIDQAVASAKGAPNMAGLDLAQKVTVSKSYEWTETEWTLGEGYGNLTAPKFHVVAYDFGVKKNILRMLAERGCKVTVVPAKTPAADVLKHNPDGIFLSNGPGDPQPCDYAIAAAAELIETGIPTFGICLGHQIMALASGAKTFKMKFGHHGANHPVKDLDSGRVSITSQNHGFAVDEKSLPANLRATHVSLFDGTLQGLARTDKPAFCFQGHPEASPGPHDIAYLFDRFIKLMEAK
- the carB gene encoding carbamoyl-phosphate synthase large subunit; the protein is MPKRTDLKSILIIGAGPIIIGQACEFDYSGVQACKALREEGYKVILINSNPATIMTDPATADVTYIEPITWQTVEKIIAKERPDAILPTMGGQTALNCALDLWHHGVLAKYKVELIGATPEAIDKAEDRLKFKDAMTKIGLGSARSGIAHSMEEAWDVQKSLGFPTVIRPSFTLGGTGGGIAYNPEEFEIICKRGLEASPTNELLIEESLLGWKEYEMEVVRDKADNCIIICSIENLDPMGVHTGDSITVAPAQTLTDKEYQILRNASLAVLREIGVDTGGSNVQFSINPKDGRMVVIEMNPRVSRSSALASKATGFPIAKVAAKLAVGYTLDELRNEITGGATPASFEPSIDYVVTKIPRFAFEKFPTADSRLTTQMKSVGEVMAMGRTFQESFQKALRGLEVGVDGMNEKTQDREVLEKELGEPGPERIWYVGDAFAMGMSVDEVFALTKIDPWFLVQIEEIVKIELELETTSLDAITAHELRALKKKGFSDRRLAKLLKTTEHVVRARRHDQGIRPVYKRVDTCAAEFSTDTAYMYSCYEGNGDAFGVGAAECEAEPTNNKKIMVLGGGPNRIGQGIEFDYCCVHAALAMREDGYETIMVNCNPETVSTDYDTSDRLYFEPLTLEDVLEIVDKEKPTGVIVQYGGQTPLKLALGLEAAGVPIIGTSPDMIDAAEDRERFQKLLQDLGLRQPPNATARTEPEALEKAAALGYPLVVRPSYVLGGRAMEIVHEQRDLERYMREAVKVSHDSPVLLDRFLNDAIECDVDCLRDPEGKTFIGGVMEHIEQAGVHSGDSACSLPPYSLSADTVNELKRQSAAMAGALNVVGLMNVQFAIQHVDGKDVIYVLEVNPRASRTVPYVSKATGIQLAKVAARCMAGQTLASQGITKEVTPPYFSVKEAVFPFVKFPGVDTILGPEMKSTGEVMGVGKTFGEAFVKSQLGAGTKLPRPRDADGRSTGKVFISVKNNDKARAIEVARQLSVLGFELIATKGTASAIVEAGVPCDVVNKVTEGRPHIVDSIKNNEVVLVINTVEERRNAIADSRHIRTSALLNRVTTFTTIAGAEAAVEGMKYMDKLDVISVQEMHAQLTA